A single window of Balaenoptera ricei isolate mBalRic1 chromosome 15, mBalRic1.hap2, whole genome shotgun sequence DNA harbors:
- the LOC132349497 gene encoding LOW QUALITY PROTEIN: uncharacterized protein LOC132349497 (The sequence of the model RefSeq protein was modified relative to this genomic sequence to represent the inferred CDS: deleted 1 base in 1 codon; substituted 1 base at 1 genomic stop codon) yields the protein MLLFWGSLLCWGLLPQAPGEAQHLVFLRFSKDQLETDISGLLSKHHVLDRVARNPVMGATSKGVAILDHRPFVREGLSKGSSGLDLSLVGDLLSGQSFPLLGELLQLGGVVTEDAKGPEVTLQILSDSLLQVTLQSKLYLSLXRILRLKVTKNIHIGVRLEQTGNKTSVAFEECHTPPGYLSTEVLEQMDPLLVNKALGLVTDVLDEALPFLLQKIGCPLATTLLNSLLEDLLHITLSPAISGPEDFQHYVTSTGFTEEAILMKVQVTHDPCSPGQRAPRPDHLAPKPLPKLAPGSLADLALSLETYNDILSCLYTSKEIHVNLQDPTAADLIQLLSLRALEPGPKTSNQARGSMGLTISTPHPPTVHLDGHTASVIQPGSLVLLGPSSTSSFSVSGKLFSKAVFSSKNQELKLQFTPNRIPGLEVLEIIFSGSGIPSVTSSEGSHPDQGCQEERLEAFLLELLKRFFPHHNNLLREQGLLLPNVKGISFDQARMEPSKDYFLLTIREE from the exons ATGTTGCTGTTCTGGGGGTCACTGCTATGCTGGGGGCTGCTGCCCCAGGCCCCGGGGGAGGCCCAGCACTTAGTCTTCTTGCGCTTCAGCAAGGATCAGCTGGAAACAG ACATTTCAGGCCTGCTCTCGAAACACCATGTCCTGGACCGTGTGGCCAGGAACCCTGTGATGGGGGCCACAAGTAAAGGAGTCGCCATCCTGGACCACCGGCCCTTCGTAAGAGAAGGCCTCTCCAAAGGGAGCAGTGGGCTTGATCTGTCGCTGGTCGGGGACCTGCTCTCGGGGCAGAGCTTCCCGCTGCTGGGGGAGCTGCTCCAGCTGGGTGG GGTGGTCACAGAAGATGCCAAAGGC CCCGAGGTCACCCTACAAATCCTGAGTGACAGCCTGCTGCAGGTCACATTGCAAAGCAAACTGTACCTCTCGCTCTAGAG GATCCTGCGGCTCAAAGTCACCAAGAACATCCACATTGGGGTACGGCTGGAGCAGACGGGAAACAAGACCAGCGTGGCCTTTGAGGAGTGCCACACACCACCAGGATACCTGAGCACTGAGGTTCTGGAGCA GATGGACCCCCTCCTTGTGAACAAAGCTCTGGGGTTGGTGACAGATGTCCTGGATGAGGCATTGCCCTTCCTCCTACAGAAGATA GGGTGTCCCCTGGCCACAACCCTGCTCAACTCGCTGCTGGAAGACCTATTACACATCACTCTGT CCCCAGCCATCTCCGGCCCGGAAGATTTCCAGCACTATGTCACCAGCACAGGATTCACAGAGGAGGCCATCCTGATGAAAGTCCAGGTGA CTCATGACCCCTGCAGCCCAGGCCAGAGAGCCCCAAGGCCTGACCACCTGGCCCCCAAGCCCCTCCCAAAATTAGCCCCGGGCAGCCTGGCCGACCTGGCCCTTTCACTGGAAACCTACAATGAcatcctgtcctgcctctacACCAGCAAGGAGATACATGTGAACCTCCAGGACCCCACG GCTGCTGACCTCATTCAGCTATTGTCACTGAGAGCGCTGGAGCCTGGGCCCAAG ACTTCTAATCAGGCCAGGGGGAGCATGGGACTGACCATCAGCACCCCTCATCCTCCCACTGTCCACCTTGACGGCCACACGGCCTCAGTCATCCAGCCAGGCTCCCTGGTACTgctggggcccagcagcaccTCCTCCTTCTCAGTTTCCGGG AAACTCTTTTCAAAGGCTGTGTTTTCCTCGAAAAATCAGGAACTAAAACTGCAGTTCACTCCAAACag AATCCCAGGTTTAGAGGTCCTAGAGATCATCTTCTCAGGGTCAGGGATCCCCTCTGTGACATCTTCAGAAGGCAGTCATCCAGACCAGGGCTGCCAG GAGGAACGTCTGGAAGCCTTTCTCTTAGAGCTTCTGAAGAGGTTCTTCCCC